The following coding sequences lie in one Flavobacterium cyclinae genomic window:
- a CDS encoding class I SAM-dependent methyltransferase has translation MKKIFKIILNTIPRPILIRLSIVVRPILAFLLKGKRFTDPIDGKSFHMFLPYGYGTQRNNVLSPSTLSLERHRLLWLYLQNETDFFTAPKKVLHFAPEQEFYKRFKKQSNLDYTTTDLFSPLADVKADICNLPFEDNSYDMILCNHVLEHIPDDTKAMQELYRVLKPGGMGIFQIPQDLSRATTFADDSITDPKERAKIFGQYDHVRVYGRDYFDKLRSIGFKVDEIDYTKTIAPELVEKYCLAKGEIIPVCYK, from the coding sequence ATGAAAAAAATATTTAAAATCATACTTAATACCATTCCTCGTCCTATCTTAATTCGGTTAAGTATTGTGGTGCGACCTATATTAGCTTTTTTATTAAAAGGTAAACGTTTTACTGATCCGATTGACGGGAAAAGCTTTCATATGTTTTTACCATATGGATATGGAACACAACGTAATAATGTTTTGTCACCAAGTACTCTTTCGTTAGAAAGACATCGATTATTATGGTTGTATTTGCAAAATGAAACCGATTTTTTTACGGCTCCTAAAAAAGTATTGCATTTTGCACCAGAGCAAGAATTTTACAAACGTTTTAAAAAACAATCGAATTTAGATTATACCACTACCGATTTATTTTCGCCTTTAGCTGATGTTAAAGCGGATATTTGTAATTTGCCTTTTGAAGACAATTCTTATGATATGATTTTATGTAATCATGTTTTAGAACATATTCCAGATGACACAAAAGCGATGCAAGAACTATATCGCGTTTTAAAACCTGGCGGTATGGGAATCTTTCAAATTCCGCAAGATTTATCAAGAGCAACTACTTTTGCAGATGATTCAATTACAGACCCAAAAGAACGCGCAAAAATATTTGGACAATACGACCATGTGAGAGTATATGGAAGAGATTACTTTGACAAATTAAGAAGCATTGGTTTTAAAGTAGATGAAATAGATTATACCAAAACAATCGCACCTGAATTAGTAGAAAAATATTGTTTGGCAAAAGGAGAAATTATTCCAGTTTGTTATAAATAA